A genome region from Euzebya rosea includes the following:
- a CDS encoding TetR/AcrR family transcriptional regulator, giving the protein MLDATYEVVLGVGVKRTTFADIARAAGMSRATLYTHFDDVGDAVASLLTRELVGVLSAAQPPAGTERDALDRLLATVDTALRTLPEHPLVRKVLDVDPHVLLPYLVERFGVVQRTALQVLEDLVVRGQADGSICDADPALLAHVVLVTVQSALVSHRISAAELGAPQVRGAVLELLRGGLAATAPPASVPAATPASVPASTPQEVRA; this is encoded by the coding sequence GTGCTCGACGCCACGTACGAGGTGGTCCTCGGCGTGGGGGTGAAGCGAACCACCTTCGCCGACATCGCGCGGGCGGCCGGCATGTCCCGCGCCACCCTCTACACCCACTTCGACGACGTCGGGGACGCCGTCGCGTCGTTGTTGACCCGTGAGCTCGTGGGTGTCCTGTCGGCAGCACAGCCCCCGGCCGGGACGGAGCGGGACGCGCTCGATCGGTTGCTCGCCACCGTCGACACCGCGCTGCGCACCCTGCCGGAACACCCGCTGGTCAGGAAGGTCCTCGATGTCGACCCCCACGTGCTGCTGCCCTACCTGGTCGAACGGTTCGGCGTCGTGCAGCGCACCGCGTTGCAGGTGCTCGAGGACCTCGTCGTCCGGGGGCAGGCCGACGGCAGCATCTGCGACGCCGACCCGGCGTTGCTTGCCCATGTGGTGCTCGTGACCGTGCAGTCGGCCCTCGTGTCGCACCGGATCTCCGCCGCCGAGCTCGGGGCGCCGCAGGTGCGCGGGGCCGTGCTGGAGTTGCTGCGCGGCGGCCTCGCCGCGACGGCGCCACCCGCGTCGGTGCCTGCAGCGACGCCGGCATCGGTGCCGGCGTCGACGCCGCAGGAGGTGCGGGCGTGA
- a CDS encoding Trm112 family protein, whose product MAVPKDLVELLRCPCDTHAEIEYKERRQVILCNECTAVFPVRDNIPVMLLEEAKPPRGQSEITTGDGTIIRDK is encoded by the coding sequence ATGGCCGTCCCCAAGGACCTCGTCGAGCTGCTGCGCTGTCCCTGCGACACCCATGCCGAGATCGAGTACAAGGAGCGCCGCCAGGTGATCCTGTGCAACGAGTGCACCGCCGTCTTCCCGGTGCGCGACAACATCCCCGTGATGCTGCTGGAGGAAGCCAAGCCGCCCCGTGGCCAGTCGGAGATCACCACCGGCGACGGCACGATCATCCGGGACAAGTGA
- a CDS encoding glycerol-3-phosphate dehydrogenase/oxidase, with amino-acid sequence MTGPRTSASLPPSALTSDRRAAELARLVDGWRPDVLVVGAGFTGAGIALDAAARGLEVAVVDRGDLANGTSRWSSKLAHGGLRYLAKGDIGLAHESAVERGLLMEHIAPHLTRALPFVTPLNDGMPSSAGVLSGLGYVAGNALRIAAGTSNRTLPGPRWLTPRGVRARVPAVDRSGLVGGWLNTDGQLVDDARLVVAIARTAAAFGAAVLPRVAAVEVHRDRAMLDVDGEHVEVHAGRVVVAAGAWSDTLDRRVRLRPSRGVHLVLDAAALGRPTAALSAPVPGHLNRFVFALPQPDGRIYLGLTDDPVDGDVPDETTVTPEERTFLLGSIERVLAHPIDPAHVVGGYGGYRPLVAGDTEATADLSRAHLVLDDADGPLTIVGGKLTTYRRMAADVVDRLTDRPCTTARQPLVGALPRRRLDWVAARAWLVGRYGSEAEVLEDLIADDPSLGRRVLDHLPYLRAELVFALQREGATTAPDLVDRRTRIGLVPADREAALPVAEALLDRHAS; translated from the coding sequence GTGACCGGGCCCCGTACCTCCGCGAGCCTCCCGCCGTCGGCCCTGACCAGCGACCGTCGAGCCGCAGAGCTGGCGCGGCTCGTCGACGGGTGGCGTCCCGACGTGCTGGTCGTCGGCGCCGGCTTCACGGGCGCCGGGATCGCACTGGACGCCGCTGCGCGGGGCCTCGAGGTGGCCGTCGTCGACCGGGGCGACCTCGCCAACGGCACGTCCCGCTGGTCCTCCAAGCTGGCCCACGGGGGCCTGCGCTACCTGGCGAAGGGGGACATCGGGCTCGCCCACGAGTCCGCCGTCGAACGTGGCCTGCTGATGGAGCACATCGCGCCGCACCTGACCCGGGCCCTGCCGTTCGTCACGCCGTTGAACGACGGGATGCCGTCAAGCGCAGGCGTCCTGTCCGGCCTCGGCTACGTGGCCGGCAACGCGCTGCGCATCGCCGCGGGGACCAGCAACCGGACCCTGCCCGGCCCCCGCTGGCTGACCCCGAGGGGCGTGCGTGCCCGGGTGCCTGCCGTCGATCGGTCCGGCCTCGTCGGCGGCTGGCTCAACACCGACGGCCAGCTGGTCGACGACGCACGCCTGGTCGTGGCCATCGCGCGGACCGCTGCGGCGTTCGGTGCGGCGGTGCTGCCCCGTGTCGCGGCCGTCGAGGTGCACCGTGACCGGGCGATGCTCGACGTCGACGGCGAGCATGTCGAGGTGCATGCCGGACGGGTGGTCGTCGCTGCCGGCGCATGGTCGGACACCCTCGACCGTCGAGTACGCCTGCGGCCCAGCCGAGGTGTGCACCTCGTCCTGGACGCGGCCGCGCTGGGGCGGCCGACGGCGGCGCTGTCCGCGCCCGTGCCCGGCCACCTCAACCGGTTCGTCTTCGCGCTCCCGCAGCCCGACGGACGCATCTACCTGGGTCTCACCGACGACCCGGTGGACGGCGACGTGCCCGACGAGACCACGGTCACCCCCGAGGAGCGGACGTTCCTGCTCGGGTCCATCGAGCGGGTGCTCGCCCACCCGATCGACCCTGCCCACGTGGTGGGCGGATACGGGGGGTATCGGCCACTGGTGGCAGGGGACACGGAGGCGACCGCCGACCTGTCCCGCGCCCACCTGGTGCTCGACGACGCCGACGGTCCGCTCACCATCGTCGGGGGGAAGCTGACCACCTACCGGCGCATGGCTGCCGACGTCGTCGACCGGCTGACCGACCGGCCATGCACCACGGCGCGCCAACCGCTCGTGGGGGCCCTGCCGCGCCGACGGCTGGACTGGGTCGCGGCCCGGGCCTGGCTGGTCGGCCGCTACGGCAGCGAAGCCGAGGTGCTGGAGGACCTGATCGCCGACGACCCCAGCCTCGGCCGGCGCGTCCTCGACCACCTTCCCTACCTGCGGGCCGAGCTGGTGTTCGCGCTGCAGCGCGAGGGTGCGACCACCGCGCCCGACCTGGTCGACCGGCGGACCCGCATCGGGCTCGTCCCCGCCGACCGCGAGGCCGCCCTGCCCGTGGCCGAGGCGTTGCTGGACCGGCACGCCAGCTGA
- a CDS encoding phosphomannomutase/phosphoglucomutase, translated as MDQLSQIVKAYDIRGTVPEQMDAELTHALGRAAAVVLGGPEIVVGRDMRPTGPELAEAFMAGVRSQGVGTVDIGLASTDLLYYASGDMGLPGVMFTASHNPAEYNGMKFCRAGAEPVALDTGLAEMRDLILDGALPDEAAEPGTHRTVEGTIDAFADHVRSFVDVDALKPLKVAVDAGNGMGGLVVPAVFDDLPFEVVPLYFELDGTFPNHPANPIEPENLLDLQAAVREHGCDIGLAFDGDADRMFCVDADGNGVSPSLVTAVIADTTLRAHPGETVLYNLICSRTVPETVRAAGGTAVRTRVGHSYIKQVMAETGALFAGEHSGHYYFADNYRADSGLIAAVILLQALSVSGGTMADLVAPYDRYAASGEINSTVTDQQAAMDAVRRHFGDDAEISEPDGLLVEADRWWFNLRPSNTEPLLRLNVEGDDEATMVEIRDRVLDIVRS; from the coding sequence ATGGACCAACTCAGCCAGATCGTGAAGGCCTACGACATCCGTGGGACCGTACCCGAGCAGATGGACGCCGAGCTGACCCACGCCCTGGGTCGCGCGGCCGCTGTGGTGCTCGGCGGCCCGGAGATCGTCGTCGGACGGGACATGCGCCCCACGGGGCCCGAGCTCGCCGAGGCGTTCATGGCCGGGGTGCGGTCGCAGGGCGTCGGGACCGTCGACATCGGGCTGGCGTCCACCGACCTGCTGTACTACGCCTCGGGGGACATGGGGCTGCCCGGGGTGATGTTCACCGCCAGCCACAACCCGGCTGAGTACAACGGGATGAAGTTCTGCCGTGCCGGCGCGGAGCCGGTCGCGCTGGACACGGGCCTGGCGGAGATGCGCGACCTGATCCTGGACGGCGCCCTGCCCGACGAGGCCGCCGAACCGGGCACGCACCGCACGGTCGAGGGCACGATCGACGCCTTCGCCGACCACGTGCGGAGCTTCGTCGACGTCGATGCGCTGAAGCCGCTGAAGGTTGCCGTCGACGCGGGCAACGGCATGGGCGGGCTCGTCGTGCCGGCCGTCTTCGACGACCTGCCGTTCGAGGTCGTGCCGCTGTACTTCGAGCTCGACGGCACGTTCCCCAACCACCCGGCCAACCCGATCGAACCCGAGAACCTCCTCGACCTGCAGGCCGCCGTGCGCGAGCACGGCTGCGACATCGGCCTGGCCTTCGACGGCGACGCCGACCGGATGTTCTGCGTCGACGCGGACGGCAACGGGGTCTCCCCGTCGCTGGTCACCGCGGTCATCGCCGACACGACCCTTCGCGCCCACCCCGGCGAGACGGTCCTGTACAACCTCATCTGCTCCCGGACGGTCCCCGAGACCGTCCGGGCCGCCGGCGGCACCGCCGTCCGCACCCGTGTGGGGCACTCCTACATCAAGCAGGTCATGGCCGAGACCGGCGCGCTGTTCGCGGGCGAGCACTCGGGCCACTACTACTTCGCCGACAACTACCGGGCCGACTCCGGCCTCATCGCCGCGGTCATCCTGCTGCAGGCGCTGTCGGTGTCCGGTGGCACCATGGCCGACCTGGTCGCCCCGTACGACAGGTACGCGGCCTCCGGTGAGATCAACTCCACCGTCACCGACCAGCAGGCCGCCATGGATGCGGTCCGCAGGCACTTCGGCGACGACGCCGAGATCAGCGAACCCGACGGGCTGCTGGTCGAGGCCGACCGCTGGTGGTTCAACCTCCGCCCCTCCAACACCGAGCCGTTGCTGCGGCTCAACGTCGAGGGCGACGACGAGGCCACCATGGTCGAGATCCGCGATCGGGTCCTCGACATCGTCCGCAGCTGA
- a CDS encoding FAD-binding oxidoreductase, with product MIWSGWGDPTLRPGLSPRAEAHLARWIGPLERHTPPVALEDVRTTPPRLDDAARAALAAIVGEDGVRDDHRTRVEHAGGKSYPDLLRRRRGDAVAAPDAIVYPRTHDEVAAVLQQAVESGIAVVPFGGGTSVVGGVEPERGPFDSLIALDLSRMDRLVDIDEESLLATFEPGMRGPQAEAALRRRGYTLGHFPQSYVYASIGGYVATRSAGQASSGYGRIDEKVHAVRLATPAGELSFGRAPATAAGPDLRHAVVGSEGLLGVITEATLRVHHAPEQEVHEAWAVSSFAEGAEVLRELVQSDAAPDVCRLSDEDETRVFLQQTEGLKGSGFRGYLKLRGYGEGCLVILGWSGRSDGIALRRAAATRILRDHGLLRLGTKPGDAWAHGRFSGPYLRDDLMDRGVFVETLETSTTWSRIPTLYTAVRSALTDTLTGRGTPPIVLCHISHVYESGCSLYFTWIARQEVGQELEQWKATKQAAGDAIIDAGGTITHHHAVGMDHRGWMTDEVGGLGVAMLRSLKATLDPTGILNPGKLIPEAATD from the coding sequence ATGATCTGGTCGGGCTGGGGAGACCCCACCCTCCGTCCCGGACTCTCACCCCGCGCCGAGGCGCACCTCGCCCGCTGGATCGGCCCGCTCGAACGCCACACCCCGCCGGTCGCGCTGGAGGACGTGCGCACGACCCCGCCCCGCCTGGACGACGCTGCCCGCGCGGCACTCGCCGCCATCGTCGGCGAGGACGGCGTGCGCGACGACCACCGCACCCGTGTCGAGCACGCCGGCGGCAAGAGCTACCCCGACCTGCTCCGCCGCCGGCGCGGCGACGCCGTGGCCGCGCCGGACGCCATCGTGTACCCGCGCACCCACGACGAGGTCGCCGCCGTACTCCAGCAGGCCGTCGAGTCCGGCATCGCGGTCGTGCCCTTCGGGGGCGGCACCAGCGTCGTCGGCGGCGTCGAACCCGAGCGCGGACCGTTCGACAGCCTGATCGCCCTCGACCTGTCCCGGATGGATCGCCTCGTCGACATCGACGAGGAGTCGCTGCTCGCCACCTTCGAGCCGGGCATGCGCGGCCCCCAGGCGGAAGCCGCGCTGCGTCGCCGCGGCTACACGCTGGGCCACTTCCCGCAGAGCTACGTCTACGCCTCCATCGGCGGATACGTCGCGACCCGCTCCGCCGGGCAGGCGTCGAGCGGCTACGGCCGGATCGACGAGAAGGTGCATGCCGTGCGCCTGGCCACGCCGGCCGGCGAGCTGTCGTTCGGTCGTGCACCCGCGACCGCGGCTGGCCCCGACCTGCGCCACGCCGTCGTGGGGTCCGAGGGCCTGCTCGGCGTGATCACCGAGGCCACGCTGCGGGTCCACCACGCACCGGAGCAGGAGGTCCACGAGGCCTGGGCGGTCTCGTCGTTCGCCGAGGGTGCCGAGGTCCTGCGCGAGCTCGTGCAGTCCGACGCCGCCCCCGACGTGTGCCGGCTGTCGGACGAGGACGAGACCCGGGTCTTCCTGCAGCAGACCGAGGGGCTGAAGGGCAGCGGGTTCCGCGGCTACCTGAAGCTGCGCGGCTACGGCGAGGGATGCCTGGTCATCCTCGGCTGGAGCGGGCGCAGCGACGGCATCGCCCTGCGTCGAGCGGCGGCGACCCGCATCCTCCGCGACCACGGCCTGCTGCGACTGGGGACCAAGCCCGGAGACGCCTGGGCCCACGGCCGCTTCAGCGGCCCCTACCTGCGCGACGACCTGATGGACCGTGGCGTGTTCGTGGAGACGCTGGAGACCTCGACCACGTGGTCACGCATCCCGACGCTGTACACGGCCGTGCGGTCGGCGCTGACCGACACACTGACCGGTCGCGGCACCCCGCCGATCGTGCTGTGTCACATCTCCCACGTCTACGAGAGCGGCTGCTCGCTGTACTTCACCTGGATCGCGCGGCAGGAGGTCGGGCAGGAGCTGGAGCAGTGGAAGGCCACCAAGCAGGCGGCCGGTGACGCGATCATCGATGCCGGAGGCACCATCACCCATCACCACGCCGTCGGGATGGACCACCGCGGCTGGATGACCGACGAGGTCGGCGGGCTCGGTGTCGCGATGCTGCGAAGCCTCAAGGCGACGCTGGACCCGACCGGCATCCTCAACCCCGGCAAGCTGATCCCCGAGGCCGCCACCGACTGA
- a CDS encoding GNAT family N-acetyltransferase produces the protein MASVTGVRQASAVGRRVVDVLAAAFADDPWLRWSLPDPGSMRSLMSLFLRTVGVPYGIVLVAGDPVVGVAVLMPPGAQAPDMPEVGEVVIGLHGRRIGPTLDAEAVLDRVRPADPGWVLHTLGVHPAARGAGVGSALLEVCLQRARADGGRLTLETASASSRDFYLARGFEVTAEVDLSVGHGLGTDAPTVWLLARA, from the coding sequence ATGGCGAGCGTGACGGGTGTCCGACAGGCGAGTGCCGTCGGACGGCGGGTGGTCGACGTGCTGGCAGCCGCGTTCGCCGACGACCCGTGGCTGCGGTGGTCGCTGCCCGACCCGGGGTCGATGCGGTCGCTGATGAGCCTGTTCCTGCGCACCGTCGGCGTGCCGTACGGCATCGTCCTCGTCGCCGGGGACCCGGTGGTGGGGGTCGCGGTCCTGATGCCGCCGGGCGCGCAGGCCCCCGACATGCCGGAGGTCGGTGAGGTCGTCATCGGCCTGCACGGCCGGCGCATCGGGCCGACGCTTGATGCCGAGGCGGTGCTTGACCGGGTGCGACCGGCGGACCCCGGCTGGGTGCTGCACACGCTGGGCGTGCACCCGGCGGCACGGGGGGCAGGCGTCGGCTCGGCGTTGCTCGAGGTGTGCCTCCAGCGGGCGAGGGCTGACGGCGGCCGGCTGACCCTCGAGACCGCCTCCGCCTCGTCACGCGACTTCTACCTCGCCCGTGGGTTCGAGGTGACCGCCGAGGTCGACCTGTCGGTCGGGCACGGGCTGGGCACGGACGCGCCGACCGTGTGGCTGCTGGCGCGGGCCTGA